A window of the Cicer arietinum cultivar CDC Frontier isolate Library 1 chromosome 6, Cicar.CDCFrontier_v2.0, whole genome shotgun sequence genome harbors these coding sequences:
- the LOC101509495 gene encoding PLASMODESMATA CALLOSE-BINDING PROTEIN 2-like: protein MVLINVMIVGAAKTWCVAKKGADTTALLSALNYACGAGADCEPIQSTGLCFNPDTVEGHASYAFNSYYQIQKQADGSCDFGGSATIVEIDPSHEKCVYPSS from the exons ATGGTTTTGATTAATGTGATGATTGTTGGAGCAGCAAAAACATGGTGTGTGGCAAAGAAGGGAGCTGATACCACAGCATTACTTAGTGCTTTAAATTATGCATGTGGAGCTGGAGCTGATTGTGAGCCTATTCAGTCCACTGGACTGTGTTTTAATCCAGACACTGTCGAAGGTCATGCTTCCTATGCTTTTAATAGTTACTATCAAATTCAGAAGCAAGCCGATGGCTCTTGCGATTTTGGTGGCAGTGCAACCATTGTTGAAATTGATCCAA GTCATGAAAAGTGCGTATATCCATCTTCCTGA